In a single window of the Cupriavidus sp. P-10 genome:
- a CDS encoding bifunctional alpha/beta hydrolase/class I SAM-dependent methyltransferase, protein MDRAAIRQPQERLFQTHDGQALFYRHWPAVEGPARGAMVLFHRGHEHSGRVAHLADELNLPGYDIFAWDARGHGRSPGERGYSPSLADSVRDIQTFTQHIADAHGIPLERTAVVAQSVGAVLAATWVHDYAPPIRALVLASPAFKVKLYVPFARPGLKLMHRLRGRFFVNSYVKAKFLTHDPERIAGYDTDPLITRPIAVNILLDLYETAERIVADAAAITVPTQLLISGADWVVHRGPQDRFYERLGARTKERIVLDGFFHDTLGERDRKLAVDAARRFIVREFDTPSRPRSLLDADQIGPFREESDRLASAPGGLAAWYWRAARANLKLGGMLSDGVRLGHETGFDSGSTLDYVYRNTPSGRGRLGRLADEQYLGAIGWRGIRQRKVHAEALIAEAVRRLRAAGMPVRMVDIAAGHGRYVLEALGALDGGAAAVESILLRDYSQLNVEQGRALIAAKGLQGVARFEQGDAFDADSLAALMPAPTLAVVSGLYELFPENAMVRRSLEGLARAVPPGGYLVYTGQPWHPQLEFIARALTSHRGGAAWVMRRRSQAEMDELVRAAGFDKVTQRIDPWGIFTVSLARRREA, encoded by the coding sequence ATGGACCGAGCCGCTATCCGCCAGCCGCAGGAGCGGCTTTTCCAGACCCATGACGGCCAGGCGCTGTTCTACCGCCACTGGCCGGCGGTGGAGGGCCCGGCGCGCGGCGCCATGGTGCTGTTCCACCGCGGCCACGAGCATTCCGGCCGTGTCGCCCACCTGGCCGACGAACTGAACCTGCCCGGATACGACATCTTTGCCTGGGACGCGCGCGGCCACGGGCGCTCTCCCGGCGAGCGCGGCTACAGCCCCAGCTTGGCGGATTCGGTGCGCGACATCCAGACGTTTACCCAGCATATCGCCGACGCACACGGCATCCCGCTGGAGCGCACCGCGGTGGTCGCGCAAAGCGTCGGCGCGGTGCTGGCCGCCACCTGGGTGCACGACTACGCGCCGCCGATCCGCGCGCTGGTGCTGGCCTCGCCCGCGTTCAAGGTCAAGCTGTACGTGCCGTTCGCGCGGCCGGGGCTGAAGCTGATGCACCGGCTGCGCGGCAGGTTCTTCGTCAACAGCTACGTCAAGGCGAAGTTCCTGACGCACGATCCCGAACGCATTGCCGGCTATGACACCGACCCGCTGATCACGCGGCCGATCGCGGTCAATATCCTGCTGGACCTGTACGAGACCGCGGAACGCATCGTCGCCGATGCCGCCGCGATCACGGTGCCGACGCAGCTGCTGATCTCCGGCGCCGACTGGGTCGTGCACCGCGGGCCGCAGGACCGCTTCTACGAGCGGCTGGGCGCGCGCACCAAGGAACGCATCGTGCTGGACGGCTTCTTCCACGACACGCTGGGCGAGCGCGACCGCAAGCTGGCCGTGGATGCGGCGCGACGCTTTATCGTGCGCGAGTTCGACACGCCGTCACGGCCGCGTTCGCTGCTGGATGCCGACCAGATCGGCCCGTTCCGGGAAGAATCGGACCGGCTGGCGTCGGCGCCGGGTGGGCTGGCGGCCTGGTACTGGCGCGCGGCGCGCGCCAACCTGAAGCTCGGTGGCATGCTGTCGGATGGCGTGCGGCTGGGGCATGAGACGGGTTTCGACTCGGGTTCGACGCTCGACTACGTTTACCGCAATACCCCCTCGGGCCGAGGCCGGCTGGGCCGGCTGGCCGACGAGCAATACCTCGGCGCCATCGGCTGGCGCGGCATCCGCCAGCGCAAGGTCCACGCCGAAGCGCTGATCGCCGAGGCCGTGCGGCGGCTACGCGCGGCCGGCATGCCGGTGCGCATGGTCGATATCGCCGCCGGGCACGGGCGCTATGTGCTGGAGGCGCTGGGCGCGCTGGACGGTGGTGCGGCCGCGGTGGAATCGATCCTGCTGCGCGACTACAGCCAGCTCAATGTCGAACAGGGCAGGGCGCTGATCGCGGCCAAGGGACTGCAAGGGGTTGCCCGCTTCGAACAGGGCGATGCCTTCGACGCCGACAGCCTGGCAGCGCTGATGCCGGCGCCGACGCTGGCCGTGGTGTCCGGCCTGTACGAGCTGTTCCCGGAAAACGCGATGGTGCGGCGCTCGCTGGAAGGCCTGGCGCGCGCGGTGCCGCCGGGCGGTTATCTGGTCTACACGGGCCAGCCCTGGCATCCGCAGCTCGAATTCATCGCCCGCGCGCTGACCAGCCACCGTGGCGGCGCCGCCTGGGTGATGCGCCGCCGTTCGCAGGCCGAGATGGACGAGCTGGTGCGCGCCGCCGGCTTCGACAAGGTGACCCAGCGCATCGACCCGTGGGGCATCTTCACCGTCAGCCTGGCGCGCAGGCGCGAAGCATGA
- a CDS encoding phosphatase PAP2/dual specificity phosphatase family protein, producing MSTLPAGAAAAASRGERPWGLAFLLLALAGAFFFSSYGFANWLASQRAQVPSVFFGWERGIPFVPWTIIPYWSIDLLYGISFFLWRTRAALVTHVKRLVLAQLVSVACFIAFPLRFSFERPQADGLPGQLFALLGGFDLPFNQAPSLHISLLVILWTAYAAHLRGGWRWLLHGWFALIGVSVLTTWQHHLIDVPTGALVGWLCVYLFPMQLPGVAAGLPDARTRQLSRRYALGVVIALLCAVLAVGASVTLAFLLLWAALALACVARLYALAAPAWFQKNADGTMAQAARWVLAPYLFGAFLNSRWWTRRAPQASRIADGVWVGRFPTDAELRALGADAVLDLSAELPRAATGPGLAYCCVPVLDLTVPTARQLEQAVAQLDAWHVQGRRILVSCALGYSRSALVAAAWMARRQGLRAAPAALAALRAHRPAVVLGREHAAALQAWLDQYPAPEAADGR from the coding sequence ATGAGCACGCTGCCCGCCGGAGCCGCTGCCGCGGCATCCCGGGGCGAGCGCCCCTGGGGGCTGGCCTTCCTGCTGCTGGCGCTGGCCGGCGCGTTTTTCTTTTCCAGCTACGGTTTTGCCAACTGGCTCGCGAGCCAGCGCGCGCAGGTGCCGTCGGTCTTTTTCGGCTGGGAACGCGGCATCCCGTTCGTGCCGTGGACCATCATCCCGTACTGGTCGATCGACCTGCTGTATGGCATCTCCTTCTTCCTGTGGCGCACGCGCGCGGCGCTGGTCACGCACGTCAAGCGGCTGGTGCTGGCGCAGCTGGTGTCGGTCGCGTGCTTCATCGCGTTCCCGCTGCGCTTCAGCTTCGAGCGGCCGCAAGCGGACGGGCTGCCTGGCCAGCTGTTCGCGCTGCTGGGCGGCTTCGACCTGCCGTTCAACCAGGCGCCGTCGCTGCATATCAGCCTGCTGGTGATCCTGTGGACAGCGTACGCGGCGCACCTGCGCGGCGGCTGGCGCTGGCTGCTGCATGGCTGGTTCGCGCTGATCGGTGTGTCGGTGCTGACCACGTGGCAGCACCACTTGATCGACGTGCCGACCGGGGCGCTGGTTGGCTGGCTGTGCGTTTACCTGTTTCCGATGCAGTTGCCGGGCGTTGCGGCGGGCTTGCCCGATGCGCGCACCCGGCAGCTTTCGCGGCGGTACGCACTTGGCGTCGTCATCGCATTGCTGTGCGCGGTGCTGGCGGTGGGAGCATCCGTGACGCTGGCCTTCCTGCTGCTGTGGGCCGCGCTGGCGCTGGCCTGCGTCGCCCGCCTCTACGCGCTGGCCGCGCCGGCGTGGTTCCAGAAGAACGCCGACGGCACCATGGCGCAGGCGGCACGCTGGGTGCTGGCGCCTTACCTGTTCGGCGCCTTCCTGAATTCGCGCTGGTGGACACGGCGCGCGCCGCAGGCCAGCCGCATCGCCGACGGCGTCTGGGTCGGCCGCTTCCCGACCGATGCCGAGTTGCGGGCGTTGGGCGCCGATGCCGTGCTCGACCTCAGCGCCGAACTGCCGCGCGCCGCGACCGGTCCCGGACTGGCCTATTGCTGCGTGCCGGTGCTGGACCTGACCGTGCCAACCGCGCGGCAACTGGAGCAGGCCGTGGCGCAACTCGACGCGTGGCACGTCCAGGGGCGCCGGATACTGGTGAGTTGCGCCCTGGGCTATTCACGCAGCGCGCTGGTGGCCGCCGCGTGGATGGCGCGCCGGCAGGGGCTGCGCGCCGCTCCGGCGGCGCTGGCCGCATTGCGCGCGCACCGGCCTGCGGTGGTGCTGGGACGCGAGCACGCCGCGGCGCTGCAGGCGTGGCTGGACCAGTATCCGGCACCGGAGGCTGCCGATGGCCGCTGA